Genomic window (Chloroflexota bacterium):
TTAGCACGTAGATGCGGCCGCCCTTGCTGATGGCGAGGTCCACAGGATGACCGAAGCCTCTGCCGGTCGGGTTGTTGTTCATTACGCCGATGGTCTTGAGATAACTCAGACCAGGGGCATTTGCTCGATTCACGCCGCTCAGTGGTCGCTCCTTGCCGGATAAGTGCCGTGGTCCGCTGCTTCACGCCGTGAGGCTACGCCCGATGGAACTCCTTTGTCGCCGCGATGAGGCCCAACAGCTCTGCGATGCGGCTGTCGGACTCTCCTGCCGTCCGAGGTCGGAGGGATACATCGCCCTTCTTGCTTACATGGCAAACGAGCGCGTTGCGGGTTGACTCCTCCACCTTTGTCAGAGGGCCCATAAGGTCCAGACAGTTATCAACCAGATCCTCGGGAGTGAAGATGCTTCCATTTTCGTTAGCCAACCGGTCGATGATTTGCCGTACGCCTGGCTTTTCGATGTCGTTGAACTGCTTTGCCGCGAAGTTCACCCTCTCAACTAGCGCTCCGCTGTTAATCCATTCCGTGCCCTCATGCCAGCCTTCCACCGACGGTGGGGCCAACAGGCTCTGCCCCATGTATCCAATCACCGCGTTGGCCTCATTCATAGCCAGCGTCGGCTCGGAAACGCCGCCTCCGAGCCGCATCGCGCCCGCAACGAACTCGGCGGGGCACTTCACGCGCGCGAACTGGGCCTCCTTGAAGAAATCGGAGTTGAATAGGACTCGCAACATAGAGCGTATATCGTGACCGCTGTCCACATACACGCCCGCCAGCGTCTCGATGGCATCTGCGTCCAGCGGTGGAGTGTAGGGCCACTGTGGGACCGGTGCCTCGTCCGCCACAAAGAAGTCGTAGATATGCCTGGCGATGAATCTAGCGGTCGCTGGCTGGCGAGCGATTATCTCGATTATGTCCTCTCCGTTGAATGGCCCACTCTCTCCCAGGAACTCCTTTTCGCCGTGGTCGTGGTCGTGGTCCCGGTAGTCGAAATGCCAGGCGATTGCACCGTACGGCCAGATTGAGGCCTTCATTGCCCTCGCGGCCATGTACTCCGCGTTGCCCACAGTCCAGCCCGTGAATGCTCGGGCGCACTGTTTGATATCGTCCTCTGTGTAGTTTCCGATTCCCATGGAGAACAGCTCGATCAGCTCGCGGCCGAAGTTCTCGTTGATGGCTCCATTGTGATTGTCCTGGTTGTCCAGCCACATGAGCATTATCGGGTCTCTGGATATCTCCAGTAG
Coding sequences:
- a CDS encoding DUF1800 domain-containing protein, yielding MVSRQETELMAHLMRRAGFGASRDEIEERVARGYEETVEDLLNPEHTQRLGDDVIRRYHADIHESRLPDPPATEWLYRMVTTSSPLEEKIALFWHGVFASSFSKTQQARSLAVQIDMFRRFGLGRFDTLLLEISRDPIMLMWLDNQDNHNGAINENFGRELIELFSMGIGNYTEDDIKQCARAFTGWTVGNAEYMAARAMKASIWPYGAIAWHFDYRDHDHDHGEKEFLGESGPFNGEDIIEIIARQPATARFIARHIYDFFVADEAPVPQWPYTPPLDADAIETLAGVYVDSGHDIRSMLRVLFNSDFFKEAQFARVKCPAEFVAGAMRLGGGVSEPTLAMNEANAVIGYMGQSLLAPPSVEGWHEGTEWINSGALVERVNFAAKQFNDIEKPGVRQIIDRLANENGSIFTPEDLVDNCLDLMGPLTKVEESTRNALVCHVSKKGDVSLRPRTAGESDSRIAELLGLIAATKEFHRA